The following coding sequences lie in one Myxococcus xanthus genomic window:
- a CDS encoding glycosyltransferase — MKVALVHDWLVTHRGGERVLDALCEVLPDADIYTLIHKPGSQSPAIESRRIFTSFLQHIPGIHARYRHFLPLMPKAIESLQLQGKYDLVLSSSHCVAKGLRTPRGTPHLSYVHAPMRYMWDLFDDYFGPGRTGLPVRAAAHAIRPWLRRWDRRTAAGVDRFIANSRHIATKVQRFWGREASVIHPPVSLERFAQVPLEGGGQGGYFLWLGAFAPYKRLDVALEAFRNLDAQLWVVGTGQEAARLGAGSLPENIRFLGNVLDASLPALYRDARALIFTPEEDFGITPLESQAAGRPVIAYGKGGALETVTAQTGMFFSEQTPESLAAAVRRFDEWEAGFRPEAARAQAERFGRAHFQSAILREIHSVLGDVLPDSPGPAAGL; from the coding sequence GTGAAGGTTGCCCTGGTCCACGATTGGCTCGTCACCCACCGAGGTGGTGAGCGCGTCCTTGATGCCCTCTGCGAAGTCCTGCCAGACGCGGACATCTACACGCTCATCCACAAGCCGGGCTCCCAGTCGCCGGCCATCGAATCCCGCCGCATCTTCACGTCCTTCCTTCAGCACATCCCCGGCATCCACGCGCGCTACCGGCACTTCCTGCCGTTGATGCCGAAGGCCATCGAGTCCCTCCAGCTCCAGGGGAAGTACGACCTGGTCCTCTCCTCCAGTCACTGCGTGGCCAAGGGCCTGCGCACGCCGCGGGGCACGCCGCACCTGAGCTACGTGCACGCGCCCATGCGGTACATGTGGGACTTGTTCGACGACTACTTCGGCCCCGGACGCACGGGCCTCCCGGTGCGCGCGGCGGCCCATGCCATCCGGCCCTGGCTGCGCCGGTGGGACCGCCGGACGGCGGCGGGGGTCGATCGTTTCATCGCCAACAGTCGACACATCGCCACCAAGGTGCAGCGCTTCTGGGGCCGCGAGGCGTCGGTCATCCACCCGCCAGTCTCCCTGGAGCGCTTCGCCCAGGTCCCTCTAGAGGGCGGAGGCCAGGGCGGCTACTTCCTCTGGCTGGGGGCCTTCGCGCCGTACAAGCGATTGGACGTGGCGTTGGAGGCGTTCCGAAACCTGGATGCACAGCTCTGGGTGGTGGGAACGGGCCAGGAGGCCGCTCGCCTGGGCGCCGGAAGCCTGCCTGAAAATATCCGCTTCCTTGGCAATGTCTTGGATGCGTCACTTCCGGCGCTGTACCGAGACGCTCGCGCGCTCATCTTCACGCCCGAGGAGGACTTCGGCATCACCCCGCTGGAATCCCAGGCGGCGGGCCGGCCCGTCATCGCCTACGGGAAGGGCGGCGCGCTCGAGACGGTGACGGCGCAGACAGGAATGTTCTTCTCAGAACAGACGCCGGAGTCGCTCGCCGCCGCCGTGCGCCGGTTCGACGAATGGGAAGCGGGCTTTCGGCCTGAAGCCGCTCGCGCGCAGGCCGAGCGCTTTGGTCGCGCGCATTTCCAGAGTGCCATTCTTCGAGAGATTCACTCGGTGCTGGGGGATGTGTTGCCAGATTCCCCAGGCCCCGCAGCGGGACTGTGA
- a CDS encoding serine protease, giving the protein MKRIPLACLVTALATGAPAALASDEVCQQEEVSSSSQRLTKVGEDVFRRFETTHPYATTQIRASDGPIHTDVITHAGAAYIAPHFERLDLEDGDFVVVRSPDNSRSWRYDNSHPGARSGFWAIHIAGETAIIELHSRDSVNRRGILNKHGYSIDRYARGYTNEEMGLSNDKALCGPDDTQWAPCYASSDPTLYGRARPVARLLINGSGACTGWLVGSQGHLMTNQHCVGTASEAQNTHYEFMAEGASCSTSCASWFGCPGNVIPGGTLVKVDAPRDYALIQLSQNPVNTYGYLQLRSSGAVVNERIYLPQHPAGHGKKIAVRSTDARDESGFAEIYSRNEASCQSGGPNDIGYYADTQGGSSGSPVIGHSDNLVVALHHCANCPNRGVPIEAVISHLGTSLPQCALPAADCPNPGGNGEPPPPPPPPPPPPENSFDYSASNTNSAQQNTTNHTIALTAGQTLTVATCGLTGTQFTGDTWLRLRNPAGTEVATNDDSCGGRGSSITFTAATAGNHEVLAGCYSSGSCTGRVVWEITGGSGSPTSGSFNFSGSNTNSAQQNTTNRDVAIAAGKSITVATCGVTGATFTGDTYLRLFNGTTQAAVNDDSCGGTGSSLTYTSPTATTLQIRAGCYSSGNCTGTVVWNIQ; this is encoded by the coding sequence ATGAAACGCATCCCACTCGCATGTCTTGTCACCGCGCTGGCCACGGGGGCGCCGGCGGCGCTGGCCTCCGATGAGGTCTGCCAGCAGGAAGAAGTTTCCTCTTCGTCGCAGCGGCTCACGAAGGTGGGCGAGGACGTCTTCCGTCGCTTCGAGACGACCCACCCCTACGCCACCACGCAGATTCGCGCCTCCGACGGCCCCATCCACACGGACGTCATCACCCACGCTGGCGCGGCGTACATCGCGCCCCACTTCGAGCGGCTCGACCTGGAGGATGGCGACTTCGTCGTGGTGCGCTCGCCGGACAACTCCCGGTCGTGGCGCTACGACAACTCGCACCCGGGTGCGCGCAGTGGCTTCTGGGCCATCCACATCGCCGGTGAGACGGCCATCATCGAACTGCACAGCCGCGACAGCGTCAACCGCCGCGGCATCCTCAACAAGCACGGCTACTCCATCGACCGGTACGCCCGGGGCTACACCAACGAGGAGATGGGCCTGTCGAATGACAAGGCGCTGTGCGGCCCGGACGACACGCAGTGGGCGCCCTGCTATGCCTCCAGCGACCCCACCCTCTACGGCCGCGCTCGTCCAGTGGCGCGCCTGCTCATCAACGGCTCCGGTGCGTGCACGGGCTGGCTCGTGGGCAGCCAGGGCCACCTGATGACCAACCAGCACTGCGTCGGTACGGCGAGCGAAGCGCAGAACACCCACTACGAGTTCATGGCGGAAGGCGCGAGCTGTTCGACGAGCTGCGCGAGCTGGTTCGGTTGCCCGGGCAACGTCATCCCGGGTGGCACGCTGGTGAAGGTGGACGCGCCGCGTGACTACGCGCTCATCCAGTTGTCCCAGAACCCGGTGAACACCTACGGCTACCTCCAGCTGCGCTCTTCCGGCGCCGTGGTGAACGAGCGCATCTACCTGCCACAGCACCCGGCTGGCCACGGCAAGAAGATCGCCGTGCGCTCCACGGATGCCCGGGACGAGTCCGGCTTCGCGGAGATCTACAGCCGCAACGAGGCCTCCTGCCAGTCCGGTGGCCCCAACGACATCGGCTACTACGCGGACACGCAGGGCGGCTCCTCCGGCTCGCCCGTCATCGGCCATTCGGACAACCTGGTGGTGGCCCTGCACCACTGCGCCAACTGCCCCAACCGCGGCGTGCCCATCGAAGCGGTCATCAGTCACCTGGGAACCAGCCTGCCCCAGTGCGCGCTGCCCGCCGCTGACTGCCCCAACCCCGGTGGCAACGGTGAGCCGCCGCCGCCTCCTCCTCCGCCGCCGCCCCCGCCGGAGAACTCGTTCGACTACAGCGCCAGCAACACCAACAGCGCGCAGCAGAACACCACCAATCACACCATCGCGCTGACGGCGGGCCAGACGCTCACCGTCGCGACGTGTGGCCTCACGGGGACGCAGTTCACCGGTGACACGTGGCTGCGCCTGCGCAACCCCGCGGGCACCGAGGTGGCCACCAACGACGACTCCTGCGGCGGCCGTGGCTCCAGCATCACCTTCACCGCCGCCACCGCCGGCAACCACGAGGTCCTCGCCGGCTGCTACTCCAGCGGGAGCTGCACCGGCCGCGTCGTCTGGGAAATCACCGGCGGCTCCGGCAGCCCCACCAGCGGGAGCTTCAACTTCAGCGGCAGCAATACCAACAGCGCGCAGCAGAACACCACCAACCGCGACGTCGCCATCGCCGCGGGCAAGAGCATCACCGTGGCCACCTGCGGCGTGACGGGCGCGACCTTCACGGGTGACACCTACCTGCGCCTCTTCAACGGAACCACGCAGGCGGCGGTCAACGACGACTCGTGCGGCGGCACCGGCTCCAGCCTGACGTACACCTCGCCCACGGCCACCACCCTGCAGATTCGCGCGGGCTGCTACTCCAGCGGGAACTGCACCGGCACCGTGGTGTGGAACATCCAGTAG
- a CDS encoding glycosyltransferase family 4 protein, with the protein MGPRVPARPPWRPRVWYAEAVAHVLLDLRMVRGRLHGIARYALELARRMPVLAPDLRFSALVPPEGLAPDLGELTPRMPLHRALAGFLSPLEQPALAADLVKLAPDAFHATSFSLPLFWNGRLVATLHDANHLALADQYTPAQSIYYRVVVGPRAKRATALVTVSEFSRDELAKHLKLSPYRLQVIHNGVDARFQPPTQAEAAAFRERYELPARYVAAVGNAKRFKNLALLKDFAGELPVPVVLLAGKGAVAHELGLHENVFDLEELPEDQMPLFYGAASALLLPSRYEGFGLPALEAMGAGCPVLASDATALPEVVGNAALRLSPDDAAAWREATLRVLRDDVLRRELVELGRERVARFTWDDCARRTLAVYRRVLEAPAPGGSRGTPPR; encoded by the coding sequence ATGGGGCCCCGCGTGCCCGCCCGCCCCCCATGGAGGCCGCGCGTGTGGTACGCGGAGGCCGTGGCTCACGTCCTCCTCGACCTGCGCATGGTGCGCGGCCGGCTGCATGGGATTGCCCGTTACGCCCTGGAGCTGGCGCGGCGGATGCCCGTGCTCGCGCCCGACCTGCGCTTCTCCGCGTTGGTGCCCCCCGAAGGGCTCGCGCCCGACCTGGGTGAGCTGACGCCGCGCATGCCGCTGCACCGCGCGCTGGCCGGGTTTCTTTCGCCCCTCGAGCAGCCGGCGCTGGCGGCGGACCTGGTGAAGCTGGCGCCGGATGCGTTCCACGCCACGTCCTTCTCGCTGCCCCTCTTCTGGAATGGGCGGCTGGTGGCCACGCTCCATGACGCCAACCACCTGGCGCTGGCGGACCAGTACACGCCGGCCCAGTCCATCTACTACCGCGTGGTGGTGGGCCCTCGCGCGAAGCGGGCCACCGCGCTGGTGACGGTGTCCGAGTTCTCGCGCGACGAGCTCGCGAAGCACCTCAAGCTGTCGCCCTACCGCCTCCAGGTGATTCACAACGGGGTGGATGCCCGCTTCCAGCCGCCGACCCAGGCCGAGGCCGCCGCGTTCCGCGAACGGTACGAACTGCCAGCGCGCTACGTGGCGGCGGTGGGCAACGCCAAGCGCTTCAAGAATCTGGCGCTGCTGAAGGATTTCGCCGGGGAGCTGCCGGTGCCCGTGGTCCTGCTGGCGGGCAAGGGCGCGGTGGCGCACGAGCTGGGGCTTCACGAAAACGTGTTCGATTTGGAGGAGCTGCCCGAGGACCAGATGCCGCTGTTCTACGGCGCGGCGTCGGCGCTGCTGCTGCCCTCGCGCTACGAAGGCTTCGGGCTGCCGGCCCTGGAGGCCATGGGCGCGGGCTGCCCGGTGCTGGCGTCGGATGCGACCGCCCTGCCGGAGGTCGTGGGCAACGCGGCGTTGAGACTCTCCCCGGACGACGCGGCGGCGTGGCGTGAAGCGACGCTGCGCGTGCTCCGCGACGACGTGCTGCGCCGGGAGCTGGTGGAGCTGGGCCGGGAGCGCGTGGCGCGCTTCACCTGGGACGACTGTGCCCGGCGCACCCTGGCCGTCTACCGCCGCGTGCTGGAGGCGCCGGCGCCCGGAGGTTCGCGCGGGACGCCTCCCCGCTAG
- the wbaP gene encoding undecaprenyl-phosphate galactose phosphotransferase WbaP has translation MFSRLQRFYTSIKVVADMVMLALAFVLAYATRFSGIVPVTEGIPPWTDSFFSLLMVLVIFPVTFHQSRLYGTNRSRTNTGEVFEVFKSTITAALILVAVTYFVRERYSRLTLVIFIVYAFALVTCSRLVTRYLVSEIRRRGHNLKSILVIGAGDLGQRVIETVEHHRELGFRVMGVLTLHPEKVGQYVNDVRVIGLVDQVNEVLDSHPVDQVILALPLEGHAHVKALMDKLALRTVDVRVVPDLYQYITLYGGLEEFGGLPIIRLQGDPMEGWSRVAKRAFDILFSLLAILITAPLMAATALAVRLTSRGPMLYRQERMGMDGRTFPILKFRTMRIDAEHSGAMMACPDDPRRTVIGTFLRKYSLDELPQFFNVLRGDMSLVGPRPERPVFIEEFKRQIPRYHLRHKVKAGITGWAQINGLRGQTCIEKRIEYDLYYIENWSLLMDLKILVRTALGGFLSKNAY, from the coding sequence GTGTTCAGTCGTCTCCAGCGTTTCTACACGTCGATCAAAGTCGTCGCCGACATGGTGATGCTCGCGCTGGCATTCGTCCTCGCGTACGCCACGCGCTTCTCCGGCATCGTGCCCGTCACGGAGGGGATACCTCCCTGGACGGACTCGTTCTTTTCGCTGCTGATGGTGCTCGTCATCTTCCCGGTGACGTTCCACCAATCACGCCTGTACGGCACCAACCGTTCCCGGACGAATACGGGCGAGGTGTTCGAGGTATTCAAGTCCACCATCACCGCGGCGCTCATCCTGGTGGCGGTGACGTACTTCGTGCGCGAGCGCTACTCGCGCCTCACGCTGGTCATCTTCATCGTCTATGCGTTCGCGCTGGTGACCTGCAGCCGGCTGGTGACTCGCTATCTGGTGAGTGAAATCCGGCGCCGGGGCCACAACCTCAAGTCCATCCTCGTCATCGGCGCGGGGGACCTGGGGCAGCGGGTCATCGAGACGGTGGAGCACCACCGCGAGCTGGGCTTCCGGGTGATGGGCGTGCTGACGCTGCACCCGGAGAAGGTGGGCCAGTACGTGAATGACGTGCGCGTCATCGGGCTCGTGGACCAGGTGAACGAGGTGCTGGATTCGCACCCGGTGGACCAGGTCATCCTCGCGCTGCCGCTGGAGGGCCACGCCCACGTCAAGGCGCTGATGGACAAGCTGGCCCTGCGCACCGTGGACGTGCGCGTGGTGCCGGACCTGTACCAGTACATCACCCTCTATGGTGGCCTGGAGGAGTTCGGCGGGTTGCCCATCATCCGTCTCCAGGGCGACCCGATGGAGGGCTGGAGCCGGGTGGCCAAGCGGGCCTTCGACATCCTCTTCTCGTTGCTGGCCATCCTCATCACCGCGCCGCTCATGGCGGCCACCGCGCTGGCGGTGCGGCTCACCAGCCGAGGGCCCATGCTGTACCGCCAGGAGCGCATGGGCATGGATGGGCGCACCTTCCCCATCCTCAAGTTCCGCACCATGCGCATCGACGCCGAGCACAGCGGCGCGATGATGGCCTGCCCGGACGACCCGCGGCGCACGGTGATTGGCACGTTCCTGCGGAAGTACTCGCTGGACGAGCTCCCTCAGTTTTTCAACGTCCTGCGCGGCGACATGAGCCTGGTGGGTCCGCGCCCGGAGCGCCCCGTCTTCATCGAGGAGTTCAAGCGGCAGATTCCGCGCTACCACCTGCGGCACAAGGTGAAGGCGGGCATCACCGGCTGGGCTCAAATCAACGGCCTGCGCGGCCAGACGTGCATCGAGAAGCGCATCGAGTACGACCTGTACTACATCGAGAACTGGTCGCTGCTGATGGACCTGAAGATTCTCGTGCGCACGGCGCTGGGCGGCTTCCTGTCGAAGAACGCCTACTGA
- the waaL gene encoding O-antigen ligase WaaL has product MSAHMGTASELPLDLRWRRAINAVLVLWTVGLVLAEVVLQVATGAAVLLAAILLVRGRLRLAPDVRAYVGASGVLCLWQAASPAVALLTGAAESWPRGSRYGQVLDSVAGAAAACIGAVGVPWLLLAGVLAGGWLLAALLGVFQNRVRWSMELPSFLKLNLGRLHENFGTEESPRYAAGGFFSHRLRFAHGAIAALGPALSVLGIADQARRRVLAGAVVMGMLISIYNAFARAALGAALLVSVVALLLLVQGSARKMGLALLFALVAVVSMSPAWRTRLEKAVGNIYGGEREHAMAVGWSLVREYPLTGVGFGNHKPAALATQDETGITDLLATDSHNLWLTVWAETGLVGLLLTLAMHALLGRALIRRYREGSIAATGALLSWVGFHILALVHYLPFHSSVYLSFSLIWGLGLCEGSERLRGREARQGLLEVEGAPRPSP; this is encoded by the coding sequence GTGTCCGCGCACATGGGAACCGCGTCCGAGCTTCCGCTGGACCTGCGCTGGCGCCGCGCCATCAACGCCGTGCTCGTGCTGTGGACCGTGGGCCTGGTGCTGGCGGAGGTCGTCCTCCAGGTGGCGACGGGCGCGGCGGTGCTGCTGGCGGCGATTCTGCTGGTGCGAGGGCGGCTCCGTCTGGCGCCAGACGTGCGCGCCTATGTAGGGGCCAGTGGGGTGCTGTGCCTGTGGCAGGCGGCGTCGCCCGCGGTGGCGCTGCTGACGGGCGCGGCGGAGTCGTGGCCGCGCGGCTCGCGGTATGGCCAGGTGCTGGACTCGGTGGCGGGCGCCGCGGCCGCGTGCATTGGCGCCGTGGGCGTGCCGTGGCTGCTGCTGGCGGGCGTCCTCGCGGGAGGGTGGCTGCTGGCCGCGCTGCTGGGCGTGTTCCAGAACCGGGTGCGCTGGTCCATGGAGTTGCCCTCCTTCCTCAAGCTCAACCTGGGGCGACTGCACGAGAACTTCGGCACCGAGGAGTCTCCGCGCTACGCGGCGGGCGGCTTCTTCTCCCACCGGCTTCGCTTCGCGCACGGCGCCATCGCGGCGCTCGGGCCCGCGCTGTCGGTGCTGGGCATCGCGGACCAGGCGCGGCGGCGCGTCCTGGCGGGCGCGGTGGTGATGGGGATGCTCATCTCCATCTACAACGCCTTCGCGCGAGCGGCGCTGGGCGCGGCGTTGCTCGTCAGCGTGGTGGCGTTGCTGCTGCTGGTCCAGGGCTCCGCGCGGAAGATGGGGTTGGCGCTCCTGTTCGCGCTGGTGGCCGTCGTCTCCATGAGCCCGGCCTGGCGCACGCGATTGGAGAAGGCGGTGGGCAACATCTACGGCGGAGAGCGCGAGCACGCCATGGCCGTGGGCTGGAGCCTGGTGCGTGAATACCCGCTGACGGGCGTGGGCTTCGGCAACCACAAGCCGGCGGCCCTGGCCACGCAGGACGAGACGGGCATCACCGACCTGCTGGCCACCGATTCGCACAACCTCTGGCTGACGGTGTGGGCGGAGACGGGCCTGGTGGGGCTGCTGCTGACGCTGGCGATGCACGCCTTGCTGGGGCGCGCGCTCATCCGGCGCTACCGCGAGGGCTCCATCGCGGCCACGGGCGCGCTGCTGTCCTGGGTGGGCTTCCACATCCTCGCGCTGGTGCACTACCTGCCGTTCCACTCCAGCGTGTACCTGTCCTTCTCGCTCATCTGGGGACTGGGGCTGTGCGAGGGCAGTGAGCGGCTGCGCGGCCGGGAGGCCCGTCAGGGGCTCCTGGAGGTGGAAGGCGCGCCCAGGCCCTCGCCCTAG
- the purD gene encoding phosphoribosylamine--glycine ligase, translated as MDVKVLLLGSGGREHALAWKLSQSPLLTQLLCGPGNPGTAKLGTNVALRADVPEEVAAFAKREAVDLVVVGPEAPLVAGVADALADAGIACFGPVAEGARIEGSKAFAKEIMAEAGVPTAAFQTFTDVAAAEAYAVEQGRIVVKADGLAAGKGVIVAHDVEAARAAVRAVGAMGAAGQTMVLEELLEGEEVSAMALCDGERYAMLPLSQDHKRVGEGDTGPNTGGMGAYSPAPFLSAAQLAEVGERVVAPTLAVLRRRGIPFRGVLYAGLMLTRGGPKVLEFNARFGDPETQVLMMQLGEDLLPLLDACARGTLTPRTLVSSPGASVGVVLAARGYPDAPEKGQRIEGLDAVPPDATVFLAGVEARDGGVVTAGGRVLTVCARGEDLAQARERAYAAAAAVRFEGMHFRRDIGARGMKAAP; from the coding sequence GTGGATGTGAAGGTCCTGCTGCTCGGTTCCGGTGGCCGTGAGCACGCGCTCGCGTGGAAGCTGTCGCAGAGCCCCTTGTTGACCCAGCTCTTGTGTGGCCCGGGCAACCCGGGCACGGCGAAGCTGGGCACCAATGTGGCCCTGCGCGCGGACGTGCCCGAGGAAGTCGCCGCGTTCGCGAAGCGCGAGGCGGTGGACTTGGTGGTGGTGGGCCCGGAAGCGCCGCTGGTCGCGGGCGTCGCTGACGCGCTGGCCGACGCGGGCATCGCCTGCTTCGGGCCCGTGGCGGAGGGCGCGCGCATCGAAGGGTCCAAGGCCTTCGCGAAGGAAATCATGGCCGAGGCCGGCGTGCCCACCGCCGCCTTCCAGACCTTCACCGACGTGGCGGCGGCGGAAGCCTACGCGGTGGAGCAGGGCCGCATCGTCGTCAAGGCGGATGGCCTGGCGGCGGGCAAGGGCGTCATCGTCGCCCACGACGTGGAGGCCGCCCGCGCGGCGGTGCGCGCCGTGGGGGCCATGGGCGCGGCGGGCCAGACGATGGTCCTGGAGGAGCTGCTGGAGGGCGAAGAGGTGTCCGCGATGGCGCTGTGTGATGGCGAGCGCTACGCCATGCTGCCCTTGTCCCAGGACCACAAGCGCGTGGGCGAAGGCGACACGGGGCCCAACACCGGCGGCATGGGCGCGTACAGTCCGGCGCCTTTCCTGTCCGCCGCGCAGCTCGCTGAGGTGGGCGAGCGCGTGGTTGCCCCGACGCTGGCCGTGCTGCGCCGGCGCGGAATTCCCTTCCGGGGTGTGCTGTATGCGGGGCTGATGCTCACGCGCGGCGGCCCGAAGGTGCTGGAGTTCAACGCGCGCTTTGGCGACCCGGAGACGCAGGTGTTGATGATGCAGCTGGGGGAGGACCTGCTGCCGTTGCTGGACGCGTGTGCCCGGGGCACGCTCACGCCGCGGACGTTGGTGTCCTCGCCCGGTGCCTCGGTGGGTGTGGTGCTGGCGGCGCGGGGCTATCCGGACGCGCCGGAGAAGGGCCAGCGGATTGAAGGGCTGGACGCGGTGCCGCCCGACGCCACGGTGTTCCTGGCGGGCGTGGAGGCGCGCGACGGCGGCGTCGTGACGGCCGGAGGCCGGGTGCTGACGGTGTGCGCTCGGGGCGAGGACCTGGCGCAGGCACGTGAGCGGGCCTACGCGGCGGCGGCGGCCGTGCGCTTCGAGGGCATGCACTTCCGCCGGGACATCGGCGCGCGAGGGATGAAGGCCGCCCCGTGA
- a CDS encoding LptF/LptG family permease, giving the protein MRGTLFIYVLRTYLRFALGILGGLVLVFVVVDFVDRAKLYTGPGWVWDVAELYFYKAMMSVQQLGPAALLLAAGTTVSALRKQGEVTAIRALTFGPSALYLPILVASFVACVGLVAFDERVATYSGRRVDEITTQRFNKWGDWRFYYTPKQWFRRGDNIFFLRGGSAQEGFQDVSVFTVTESFDLQRRLDASGMFPVEGMRWRLTDVVERTFDGEGKTSVRQLPEAEYELGVAVTAFRIRPGRPEQMRASELREQIVARRDVGLATKQFELALHNRFAYPMAAFPAALLGVGLALRTNRRGHLTAAIIEGLLTAVAMWGLMMVCRTLVLTERLSPGVAAWTPTVLLGLIAGAVWLQREGRLHLPRRSLLVR; this is encoded by the coding sequence GTGAGGGGAACGCTCTTCATCTACGTGCTGCGCACGTACCTGCGCTTCGCCCTGGGCATCCTCGGAGGCCTGGTGCTGGTGTTCGTGGTGGTGGACTTCGTGGACCGCGCGAAGCTGTACACGGGCCCGGGCTGGGTGTGGGACGTGGCGGAGCTCTACTTCTACAAGGCGATGATGTCGGTGCAGCAGCTGGGGCCGGCGGCGCTGCTGCTGGCCGCGGGCACCACGGTGTCCGCGCTGCGCAAGCAGGGCGAGGTGACAGCCATCCGGGCGCTGACCTTCGGCCCGTCCGCGCTGTACCTGCCCATCCTCGTGGCGTCCTTTGTTGCCTGCGTGGGCCTGGTGGCCTTCGACGAGCGGGTGGCGACGTACTCCGGCCGGCGCGTGGACGAAATCACCACCCAGCGCTTCAACAAGTGGGGCGACTGGCGCTTCTACTACACGCCGAAGCAGTGGTTCCGGCGCGGGGACAACATCTTCTTCCTCCGGGGCGGCAGTGCGCAGGAGGGCTTCCAGGACGTGTCCGTCTTCACGGTGACGGAGTCCTTCGACCTCCAGCGGCGCCTGGACGCATCCGGCATGTTCCCGGTGGAGGGCATGCGCTGGCGCCTGACGGACGTGGTGGAGCGCACCTTCGACGGCGAGGGGAAGACGTCCGTACGGCAGCTTCCGGAAGCGGAGTACGAGCTGGGCGTGGCCGTCACCGCGTTCCGCATCCGGCCGGGGCGTCCGGAGCAGATGCGGGCATCCGAGCTGCGCGAGCAGATTGTCGCGCGCCGCGACGTGGGCCTGGCGACGAAGCAGTTCGAGCTGGCCCTGCACAACCGCTTCGCCTACCCGATGGCGGCGTTCCCCGCGGCGCTGCTGGGGGTGGGGCTGGCCCTGCGCACCAACCGGCGGGGGCACCTCACGGCCGCCATCATCGAGGGCCTGCTGACGGCGGTGGCGATGTGGGGCCTGATGATGGTGTGCCGGACGCTGGTGCTCACGGAGCGGTTGTCTCCTGGCGTCGCCGCGTGGACGCCCACCGTGCTGCTGGGCCTCATCGCGGGCGCCGTGTGGTTGCAGCGTGAGGGCCGCTTGCACCTGCCGCGGCGCTCGCTGCTGGTGAGATAG
- a CDS encoding LptF/LptG family permease — MNRLSRYLLGELLVPLGVWVAFMFLLLFVMQFLRGTDVLLGSSVTLVDMARLLAYLAPHFLMMALPIAFLLAILLGLGRLGEDRELVALQALGIGPVRLLAAPMGIAVALSVLMLVITSTAQPWGLAGLKVLVSEVIRKNAVGDVKSGVFYEDLSNLTLYAEQVSADGKWTNVLLHDDREANSPLLVLAQRGQVGTSTSGEVLRFALEAGEVHRSAGRETEEYSIIRFDQAEISVGVGASMGKRSRFSFSREELTPGELLEAAREAEAQGEDARMYRMALHSRLGNALAPIAFALLGTPLAMGRRQSGRAWGYLLTLGGYVLYYLLSRVFEQMGQKGQLPVGLAGQMANLVFVAVGLVALYRVSRSGTVK; from the coding sequence GTGAACCGCCTTTCGCGCTACCTGCTCGGGGAGCTGCTGGTCCCGCTCGGCGTGTGGGTGGCGTTCATGTTCCTGCTGCTCTTCGTCATGCAGTTCCTGCGGGGCACCGACGTGCTGCTGGGCTCGTCGGTGACGCTGGTGGACATGGCGCGGCTGCTGGCGTACCTGGCGCCGCACTTCCTGATGATGGCGCTGCCCATCGCCTTCCTGCTGGCCATCCTCCTGGGGCTGGGGCGGCTGGGCGAGGACCGGGAGCTGGTCGCGCTCCAGGCGCTGGGCATCGGGCCGGTGCGCCTGCTGGCCGCGCCGATGGGCATCGCGGTGGCGCTCAGCGTGCTGATGCTGGTCATCACCTCCACGGCGCAGCCCTGGGGCCTGGCGGGCTTGAAGGTGTTGGTGAGCGAGGTCATCCGGAAGAACGCCGTGGGCGACGTGAAGTCCGGCGTCTTCTACGAGGACCTCAGCAACTTGACGCTGTACGCGGAGCAGGTGTCCGCGGACGGGAAGTGGACCAACGTGCTTCTGCATGACGACCGGGAGGCGAATTCGCCGCTGCTGGTGCTGGCGCAGCGGGGGCAGGTGGGCACGTCCACCAGCGGCGAGGTGCTGCGCTTCGCGCTGGAGGCGGGGGAGGTGCACCGCTCCGCGGGCCGCGAGACGGAGGAGTACAGCATCATCCGGTTCGACCAGGCCGAAATCAGCGTGGGCGTGGGCGCCTCCATGGGCAAGCGCAGCCGCTTCTCCTTCTCCCGCGAGGAGCTGACGCCCGGCGAACTGCTGGAGGCGGCGCGCGAGGCGGAAGCGCAGGGCGAGGATGCGCGCATGTACCGGATGGCGTTGCACAGCCGGTTGGGGAACGCGCTGGCGCCCATCGCCTTCGCGCTGCTGGGCACGCCGCTGGCCATGGGCCGGCGCCAGTCGGGCCGGGCGTGGGGCTACCTGCTGACGCTGGGTGGCTACGTCCTCTACTACCTGCTGAGCCGCGTCTTCGAGCAGATGGGGCAGAAGGGCCAACTGCCCGTGGGCCTGGCGGGGCAGATGGCCAACCTGGTGTTCGTCGCGGTGGGGCTGGTGGCCCTGTACCGGGTGAGCCGCTCGGGGACGGTCAAGTGA